The segment CTGGAACTGCTCGATCAACGGGTTCGTCGGGACCCTGCGCGAGGACGAGTGGACCTGGCACGACTCGCTGCGCTACAGCTCGGGCTGCAACACCACGCACGGCACGTCCGGTTCTCCGATCGTCGACGCGACCAGCCGGAAGGTCGTCGGCATCAACAACACCGGCAACGACGACGGCGCGATGTGCACCCTGAACAACCCGTGCGAGGTGGCCGCGGACGGCACCACGACCGCCACCAAGGGCCAGAGCTACGGTGAGGAGACCTACTGGTTCACCACCTGCCTGGGCACCGGCCGGGCCATCGACCTGAACGTCAGCGGCTGCCTGCTGACCAAGCCGGCCGGCGCGGCCGTGTCGGTCACCAGCCCGGGCAACCAGTCGACCGCGCTGAACGGTGCGGTCAGCCTGCAGATCGCGGCGAGCGGTGGGACCGCGCCGCTGAGCTACTCGGCGACCGGGCTGCCCACCGGCCTGTCGATCAACGCCTCCACCGGCAAGATCACCGGCACCGCCACCGCGGCCGGCACCTACAACGTGACCGTCACCGCCAAGGACGCCGCCAACAAGACCGGCACCGCCTCCTTCACCTGGACCGTCACCTCCGGCGGCGGCACCGGCTGCACCCCGACCCAGCTGCTCGGCAACCCCGGCTTCGAGACCGGCACCGCCAGCCCCTGGACCGCCTCCTCCGGCGTCGTGGACAACTCCTCCTCCCAGGCCGCCCACAGCGGCTCCTGGAAGGCGTGGATGGACGGCTACGGCTCCGCCCACACCGACAGCATCTCGCAGACCGTCACCGTCCCGGCCGGCTGCAAGGCCACCCTCAGCTACTGGCTGCACATCGACACCGCCGAGACCGGCACCACCGCGTACGACAAGCTGACGGTGACCGTCAACGGCACCTCGGTCGCGACGTACTCGAACGCCAACGCGGCCACCGGCTACACCCAGAAGAGCATCGACCTGTCGGCCTACGCGGGCCAGACGGTCACGGTGAAGTTCAACGCGGTCGAGGACTCCTCGCTGCAGACCTCCTTCGTGATCGACGACACCGCCGTCCAGACCGGCTGAACCCGGTGACCCGGCCGGGCGCGCCGGTCACCCCGGGCCCGCGGTGAAACGTCGGCCTTCGAGACCCGATCGCGGTCCCGGAGGCCGACGCCGTCTTCCCGCCGGCCCCCGCCGTCCGGCGCTCCGTCAGGCGTGCTGGGGCCAGTGGTGGTGGTCGCGGTCGATGACGTAGCGGTGGTCGTGGGACCAGGCGCCGGCGGGGGTCGGGCGGGCTTCGGCGAGGTGGGGGTGGCCGGCGGGCAGGTCGGTGTGGACGTGGGGGAGGGCGTCGGGGTCGTGGCGCGGCCACAGGGCGGTGGCGCCGAGGGCGGCGGCGAGGGCGACCGCACCGAGGACGAGGGCGGTGACGGGCAGTCCGGCTCCGGCGGCGAGCCAGCCGGCCAGCGGGTAGGTCAGCAGCCAGCAGGAGTGCGAGAGGGAGAACTGGGCGGCGAACGCGGCGGGCAGGTCGGCGTCGGTGGCGGAGCGGCGGATCACGCGGCCGCCCGGGGTGAGGACGGCGGAACTCGCGGCGCCGATCAGGGCCCAGGCCGCGAGGAGGGCGGTCCAGGCGGCGGGGCCCGGTGCGGCGGCGGTGATCGCGGCGGTGGCGGCGAGGACCGCGGGCAGGGCGAGGGCCGCGGGCAGCATGACGGCGCGGTCGCTGACCCGGGCCAGGACCCGGGGCAGGGCCAGGGCGGTGAGCATCGAGCCGGCCCCGTAGGCGCCGAGCGCGAGCGAGACGGCCCCGGCGGGGCGGTGGAAGTGCGCGCGGACCACGACGACGGTGTTGACGAAGACGATCGCCCCGGCGGCGGCCACCGCCAGGTCGAGGGCGACCAGCGCGCGCAGGCGCGGAGTGGCCCGGAACAGGCGGGAGCCGAAGGCAGCGTTCCGGTACGCGCCGCCGGTGCGTTCCGCCCGCGGGGCCCCGGGCAGGACGGCGGAGACGACGAGGGCGGCGGAGGCGAGGAAGCCGACGGTGGTCCCGGCGAACAGCCAGTCGTAGGGGACCAGCGCCAGCAGCACCGCCGCGAGGGCGGGGCTGAACAGCGACTCCAGGTCGTAGGCGAGCCGGGACATCGACAGGGCGTTGGTGTAGTCCCGCTCGGCCGGCAGGACCTGGGGGATGGTGGCCTGGAAGGTGGGGGTGAACGCGGCGGAGGCGGCCTGGAGCAGGAAGACCGTCAGGTAGACCTGCCAGACCTGGGTGACGAACGGCAGCGCGAGGGCGACGCCCGCCCGGGTGAGGTCCGTGGCGACCATCAGCGCCCGCCGCGGTACCCGCCCCGCCAGCGCGCCCGCGACCGGCGCGACCGCCACGTAGGCGACCATCTTGATCGCCAGCGCGGTGCCCAGGACCGCCCCGGCGTCCGCGCCCGCGAGGTCGTAGGCCAGCAGGGCGAGCGCCACGGTGGCCAGGCCGGTGCCGACGAGGGCGACGACCTGGGCGCCGAACAGGTGGCGGTAGGTGCGGTTGCGCAGCACGGAAAGCATCGGCCCGTCCCCGGCTCGAAGGTGGCGTGACCCCACCAGAGTAATCAACACGTGCGCATGGATGCACATGTTGATGCCGAAAACGGGCCGCGGGCGTCGCGGCGGGGCGGGTCAGTCGTGCGGGGGCAGCGCGCCGAGCTGGTGGTCGGCGACGTTCAGGGCCTCGTCGACCAGTCGGCGCAGGTGGCCGTGGCGCAGCGAGTAGACGACGTGGCGGCCGTCCCGGCGGGTGGCGACGAGCCCGGCGAGCCGGAGTTTCGCCAGGTGCTGGCTGACCGAGGGCCGGGCCGCACCCGTCGCCTCGACCAGCGTGGTGACGTCGGCCTCGCCGCGCCCCAGCCGCTCCAGCAGGGCCAGCCGGGTCCGGTCGGCGAGCAGCGCGAGGACCGCGGCGGCCGTCTCCAGGCGCTCGCCGCCGGTGTGCTGATGCGAGTGGGGGGCAGCTGCGACCTGCGCGCGGTTGTCCATCCGGCCATCGTAGGCCGGTTCCGGGGTACGCGGGTGCGCACACGTCGCCACGCGTCGGGCCGGGGCGCTCCCCGGGGCGCGCAGGCCGCGTCCCACGATGCCGGCGACGCCCGCCGGTGGTTCAAGCGGCCGGCCGGGCGCGGAACGCCGGGTAGCCGGGCAGCTCGGGCGCGTCCCACCCCGCGGCGAGTTCGGAGAGCAGGAGCCGCACGGTCGCGGTGAAGGCCGGGTGCCCGGGCAGCCGGAGCGCGCTCGTCCAGCGGTGGCGCAGCACCTGGCGGCGGGTGGGCACCGGGCGGCGGGTGCGGTGCATCGGCCCGTCCTCGGGCAGGGCCCGGCGGAGCAGGTGCAGCGTGGAGTCGACCGTCCAGACCACGGCCGCCCGGGCCATCCCGGCCTGCCAGAGCGCCTCCTCGGCGAGGTCCGGGTACCGGGTCACCACCTCGGTGCGGTACGCCTCCTCGGTCCGCCGGGCCAGGTCGGCGGGCAGCCGGTAGACGCACCAGCAACTGGAGAACGGCATCCGGCAGTAGGCGGCGGTCAGGAAGACCGACTGGTAGCCGGACGCCTCGAAGTCGAGCAGCCGCAGACCCCGCGGGGTGATCAGGTTGTTGTCGGGACAGGTGTCCCCCGGGGTGAAGCCCGGGTACCGCTCGCCGTCGGCGGTGCCGACCGCGGCGAGCTCCTCGGCCAGCCCGGGCGGGGCGGTCAGGCCGCACTCGGTGAGCAGGCCGAGGAAGGCGTCGGCGTTCTGCCGCTGCCACGGCTCGTCCTCCCAGCTCGGCAGGCCCTGGCCGTGGCGCTGCCAGAGGGCGGCGAACTCGGCGCGCCACGGCACCGAACGGGCCGCCAGGCGGCCCAGGCCGCGGGCCCACTCCAGCAGGCCGCGCTCGGCGGCCTTCGGGTCGGTGCCCAGCAGCAGGTCCGCCAGGGTCGGCGCGTCCCCCAGGTCCGCCATCACCAGCAGCCGCCGTTCGACGTCCGCGGCGAGCAGCTCGGGCCCGGCCAGGCCGAGCGAGAGTCCGGCCGCTTCGCCGGTGTACGCGCGCAGCGCCGCTGGCTCGTCCGCGAACGCCTTGACGATCACGCTGTCGCCGGTGGCCGTCCGGCAGCGCAGCACGGTGCTCCGCGAGCTGCCGCCGAGGTCGACCGGGTCCCGGAGGGGCCGGCCCAGCAGTGCGCCCGCGGCGCGGATGATCTCGTCCATCCCGGCATCCTGCCAGCCCGCCGGCCCGGGCTCACCCGGTTTGTGCTCCGGGCCGGGCCGCACCGGCGTCCGTCACGGCACGGGCGCCCACGCGACAAGTCCCGGCGGCAGCGGGCCCGTTCGACCGGGAGTTGCCCTGCCGGGAGCTGCCGTGCGGTGCCCGCTGCTCCCGGGGGCCCGGGTGGGTTGCCGGGGATCAGGCGTGCGCGTTCTCCACCGCCCGGGGGATCTCCCCGCGTCGGGAACGTGCGACGGCCAGGCCGGCGGCGATCGCCAGGGTGACGAGGCCGAGGACGCCGACGGCGCCGGCGAGGTCGCCTGCGGGTTTGGCGGCGGCGAGCAGGAGCAGGGGGCAGACGAACTCGCCGAGGAAGAAGGCGGTGTTCCACAGGCCGGTGCCGCGGCCGCGGTTGGCGGGGGTGAGCAGCGCGACGGTGCGGTTGATCAGGGTGGGCAGCAGCATGCCGGTGCCCAGGCAGTTGACGACGGCGCCGACGACCAGGAGGGGGACGTTCCCGGCGAGGGCGATGATGCCGAAGCCGGCCGCGCAGAGCGCGAGGGTCCAGGGGAGCAGGCGTTCGGCGTGGTCGGTGAGGCGGGTGAAGGCGGCGGCGCCGGCGACGGTGGCGGCGCTGGCGATCGCGGTGCACAGGCCGATGGTGGCGGGGGCCTCGGTGCCGAGGTCCTTGAGGAGGAAGGAGGTCTCGACGGGGATGGTGTAGAAGACGATCGCGCCGAAGAAGGTCAGCGCGCAGGGGGCCAGCAGGCGGCGCAGCAGCGGGGCGAAGGGGGTGAGGGCGACGGTGGCCGGGGCGTTGTCGGTGCGGCGGGCGGCCGGGCGCAGCACGGTGGCCAGGAGGGGTGCGAGCAGCAGGCCGACGGCGTAGGCCCAGAACGGTGCGCGCCAGCCGGCCGAGCCGGCGGCGCCGCCGAGGGCGAAGAAGGCGGTGGCGGAGACGGCGGAGCATATCGCTTGCAGGGCGAGGTACTTCTCGCGCTGCTTGCCGCTCCAGTAGTCGCCGATGAGGGTGGTGCAGCAGGTCATGATGGCGGATTCGGCGACGCCGACCAGGGCCCGGCTGGCGATGATCGCGGGCAGTGAGTCGAGCCAGAGCGGGGCGGTGCCGACGATCGTGTAGAGCACGGTGGCGATCACCAGCAGGCGGTGGCGGCCGAGGCGGTCGATGATCGCGCCGGCGAACGGTGCCATGACGGCGAGGGAGAGCGCGGGGACGGTCAGTGCCATCGGGGCGAGGGCGTCCACGCCGGAGACGGAGGCGAAGTGGTCCTGGAGCTTCGGGACGACCGGGGCGATCAGGACGGCGCCGAGGATCGGCAGGCAGCTGCCCGCCATCAGCAGGGTCACCGTCAGCCGGGGCCGGGCGAGGACCGGGTCCGGCGCGGGCACGTCGGTGAGCACCTGGTCCGGCGCGGGCGCGGGCGCGGGCGCGTCGGCGGGGAGGGAGGCGGGCATGACCGCTCCGTTCGCAGAGGAGTGGACCGCCGTCCGGGCGGGGACGGGCGCACGCGTCGGCCCGTCCCCGCCCGGACGGCGGTGGGGATGTCGGCACGGGACGCCGTGTCGGCGGGCCGGAGTGGCAGCCATCCTGTACGGAGTCGGTGGTCCCGGGGAATGGTACTGCCGATCGATTGTACGAATACCCGTCATCCGCGGGGTGGATGACGGTGCGTTCGCTCCCGGGACCGGTGCGGCTCAGACGCTGTGGGTCACGGGTGCTGGGCCAGCAGGTGCGCCCGGTACCCCTGGCCGAAGGTGGCCGTCGGGGTGCCCGCCCAGTCGGTGATCAGGACGTTGCCGTTGCTGTCGCACACGCCCCACGGGTTCCAGGTCCAGGCCGAGTAGCCGACGCCGTTCCGGTCGGCCCAGGCCGTCACCTGGTCGATGTAGTCGTGGTTGCAGTTGTTCTGGCCGATCTCGGCGGCCTGGACGGGGACCTTCGCCGCGACCGCGCCGATGGTGGAGTCCCAGCAGGCGGTGGTGACGCAGCCGTTGAAGTTGTACGAGTGCCAGGAGGCGACCAGGTTGCCGGTCGGGTCGACCGGCCGGTAGGCCAGCCACTGGCTCAGGTCGTTGGTCCAGGTCAGGCCGCCGGTCAGGATCACGTTGGTGGCGCCGGTGGCGCGCACCGCGTCGACCAGCGACTGCATGCCGGCGACCGGGTAGCCGATGCCGGTGCAGGTGCCGCCGTCGCGCAGGCAGGTCCAGGCCGCGGTGGCGTCGGTGAAGCCGTTGGCGGCGTCCGGGTAGGGCTCGTTGAACAGGTCGAACAGGACCGCGTCGTTCCCCTTGAAGGTGTCGGCCACCTGGGTCCAGAACGCCGGGCTGTACTTCTGGTCGGGCATCGGCTTCTGACAGGTCGCCGCGGTGTCCGAGCAGCCCGCGCCGGAGCCGGTGTACTGGCCGTACGTCCAGTGCAGGTCCAGGACCACGTTCATCCCGTTGGCCACCAGCAGGTCGGTGTAGTCCTTGACGGCCTGCCGGTACGCGGCGCCGGTGGTCCCGCCCGGCGGCACGTCACCGGTGCCGAGCCAGCACTCCTCGTTCAGCGGGATGCGCACGGTGTGGACGTTCCAGCTCTTCATCCCGTCGACGGTGGCCTGGTCCGCGGGGCCGTCCCACATCCCCTTGCCCTGCACGCACGCGAACTCGCCGCTGGAGCGGTTCACGCCCAGCAGGCGGTAGTTCGCCCCGGCGGCGGTGACCAGGTGGTTGCCGGACACGTGCAGCGCGGGCGCCGGGCCCGACGGCGGCGTGGTCGGGGGCGGGGTGGTCGGCGGCGGGCTGGTGGGCGGCGGGGTGCTGGGAGCGGAACCGCCGCACAGGACGCCGTTGACCGTGAAGGCCGTCGGCGCGGCGTTCGCGCCGCTGTAGCCGAAGGTGGCGGCGGGCGAGACGGTGCCGCCGGACGGGACGCCGCCGTTCCAGGCCAGGCTGCTGACCGTCACGTCCTGGCCGGACTGGCTCCAGGTGCCGTTCCAGCCCGAGGACAGCGCCTGGTTCCCGGCGTAGGAGTAGCCGAGCGTCCAACTCGTCCACGCCGCACCGAGGTTGGTGATGGTGACGCTGGTCTGGAACCCGCTGCCCCAGTCGTTCTGCACCGAGTACGTGGCCTGGCACTGGGTCCCGGCCGCCTGCGCGGCCTGCGGCAGGACGACCAGCGAGGTCGCCGCCACCGCCAGCACGCCCGACGCGAACGCGCCGGTGACGGCGCGAGTGCGGCGTGAGCGGAAATCGGGGAACACGAGACGCATGGAGCCCTCCTGGTGACGCGTCGACTCCGGCGGAGGGATTTCCGCCGGAAAACGGGGGAGCGGCCGGCGGACAGTCAGCCGTCCGGCGCGGCCGCGGTGCTGCCGCGGACGGTGAGGCGCGCGGTGTTGCCCTGGTAGGCGCGCGGGGCGCGGCCGTCGATCAGGTCCAGCAGCACCCGCGCGGTCTGCAGGCCGTACGCCTGGATGTCCCGGGACAGCGCGGTCAGGGCGGGCCGGACCAGGACGCACAGCTGCGAGTCGTCCCCGGCCAGGATGGACAGCTCGCCGGGCACCGAGAGGCCCATCTCCTGGGCGACGGTGAGCGCGGCGACGGCCATCACGTCGTTGTCGTACAGGATCGCGGTCGGCCGCCCGCGCCGGGACAGCAGCGCCCGGGTCGCCCGGCCGCCCTCCTCCGCGGTGTAGTCGGTCTCCACCACGTCGGGCTCGCCCAGGCCGTGCCGGAGCACGGCGGCGCGGAAGGCCGCGATCCGGACCCGGGTGTGGTCGAGGCCGGGCAGGCCCGCGACCCGGGCGATCCGGCGGTGGCCGAGCGCCACCAGGTAGTCCACCGAGGCGTCCACCGCGGCGGTGTCGTCGGTCCACACCGCGCCCAGCCGGGTGTCCGGCCGGGGCCGCCCGGCCAGCACGGCCGGGATGCGCAGTTCCTCGATCACCGGGATCCGGACGTCCTGCGCGTACAGGTCGGTGACCACCAGCCCGTCGATGCGCCGCTCGGCCCACCACAGGCGGATCGCCTCGACGGCGGCCCGGTGGTCCTCGACGACCT is part of the Kitasatospora cineracea genome and harbors:
- a CDS encoding LacI family DNA-binding transcriptional regulator is translated as MKRVTIVEIAERAGVSIGAVSYALNGRPGVSEETRRRIMEIADEIGWRPSLAARSLSGSRAHGVGLVLARPADTLGVEPFFMRFISGLERELSGERIALLLQVVEDHRAAVEAIRLWWAERRIDGLVVTDLYAQDVRIPVIEELRIPAVLAGRPRPDTRLGAVWTDDTAAVDASVDYLVALGHRRIARVAGLPGLDHTRVRIAAFRAAVLRHGLGEPDVVETDYTAEEGGRATRALLSRRGRPTAILYDNDVMAVAALTVAQEMGLSVPGELSILAGDDSQLCVLVRPALTALSRDIQAYGLQTARVLLDLIDGRAPRAYQGNTARLTVRGSTAAAPDG
- a CDS encoding ArsR/SmtB family transcription factor; the encoded protein is MDNRAQVAAAPHSHQHTGGERLETAAAVLALLADRTRLALLERLGRGEADVTTLVEATGAARPSVSQHLAKLRLAGLVATRRDGRHVVYSLRHGHLRRLVDEALNVADHQLGALPPHD
- a CDS encoding cellulase family glycosylhydrolase, which produces MRLVFPDFRSRRTRAVTGAFASGVLAVAATSLVVLPQAAQAAGTQCQATYSVQNDWGSGFQTSVTITNLGAAWTSWTLGYSYAGNQALSSGWNGTWSQSGQDVTVSSLAWNGGVPSGGTVSPAATFGYSGANAAPTAFTVNGVLCGGSAPSTPPPTSPPPTTPPPTTPPSGPAPALHVSGNHLVTAAGANYRLLGVNRSSGEFACVQGKGMWDGPADQATVDGMKSWNVHTVRIPLNEECWLGTGDVPPGGTTGAAYRQAVKDYTDLLVANGMNVVLDLHWTYGQYTGSGAGCSDTAATCQKPMPDQKYSPAFWTQVADTFKGNDAVLFDLFNEPYPDAANGFTDATAAWTCLRDGGTCTGIGYPVAGMQSLVDAVRATGATNVILTGGLTWTNDLSQWLAYRPVDPTGNLVASWHSYNFNGCVTTACWDSTIGAVAAKVPVQAAEIGQNNCNHDYIDQVTAWADRNGVGYSAWTWNPWGVCDSNGNVLITDWAGTPTATFGQGYRAHLLAQHP
- a CDS encoding MFS transporter produces the protein MPASLPADAPAPAPAPDQVLTDVPAPDPVLARPRLTVTLLMAGSCLPILGAVLIAPVVPKLQDHFASVSGVDALAPMALTVPALSLAVMAPFAGAIIDRLGRHRLLVIATVLYTIVGTAPLWLDSLPAIIASRALVGVAESAIMTCCTTLIGDYWSGKQREKYLALQAICSAVSATAFFALGGAAGSAGWRAPFWAYAVGLLLAPLLATVLRPAARRTDNAPATVALTPFAPLLRRLLAPCALTFFGAIVFYTIPVETSFLLKDLGTEAPATIGLCTAIASAATVAGAAAFTRLTDHAERLLPWTLALCAAGFGIIALAGNVPLLVVGAVVNCLGTGMLLPTLINRTVALLTPANRGRGTGLWNTAFFLGEFVCPLLLLAAAKPAGDLAGAVGVLGLVTLAIAAGLAVARSRRGEIPRAVENAHA
- a CDS encoding MFS transporter — protein: MLSVLRNRTYRHLFGAQVVALVGTGLATVALALLAYDLAGADAGAVLGTALAIKMVAYVAVAPVAGALAGRVPRRALMVATDLTRAGVALALPFVTQVWQVYLTVFLLQAASAAFTPTFQATIPQVLPAERDYTNALSMSRLAYDLESLFSPALAAVLLALVPYDWLFAGTTVGFLASAALVVSAVLPGAPRAERTGGAYRNAAFGSRLFRATPRLRALVALDLAVAAAGAIVFVNTVVVVRAHFHRPAGAVSLALGAYGAGSMLTALALPRVLARVSDRAVMLPAALALPAVLAATAAITAAAPGPAAWTALLAAWALIGAASSAVLTPGGRVIRRSATDADLPAAFAAQFSLSHSCWLLTYPLAGWLAAGAGLPVTALVLGAVALAAALGATALWPRHDPDALPHVHTDLPAGHPHLAEARPTPAGAWSHDHRYVIDRDHHHWPQHA